From one Neovison vison isolate M4711 chromosome 1, ASM_NN_V1, whole genome shotgun sequence genomic stretch:
- the LOC122890203 gene encoding LOW QUALITY PROTEIN: protocadherin gamma-A12-like (The sequence of the model RefSeq protein was modified relative to this genomic sequence to represent the inferred CDS: deleted 3 bases in 3 codons; substituted 3 bases at 3 genomic stop codons), whose protein sequence is MISERQHQDXKGLVLLGVLLGNLWETGCAQIHYSLPEELEKGSRMGNIAKDLGLEPQKLEEHGVGIASRGTTQLFTPNLQSGSLIFAGRVDWEELCMGLLKCQLNLEVLLEDKVKIYGVVVEVRDINSNVPYFREDELEIKLSENAATGLWFSLSHAWDLDIGKNCLQSYGLSSNTDIFLDVQSGADSNTYPELVLEHALDQEQKAIHYLVFIASGGGDPIRTGTVRIRVMVVDVNDNVPVFAQSEPHECSRECVTGTKLLCVSTTMEDHDEGANADDPDEGANAEVMYSFCYVDKKAAQVFKLDANLGTISTIGELNHKELGFSEMEVQAVDNAGYSAQAGVLITVLDVNDNAPEVVVTSLSSSILENSPRGTLIAFLNVNDEDSGGNGQVICFVXENLPFKLEKSXGAWSYGNYYSLVTDTLLDPEQVPSYIITMTASDRGSLSLSTETHISLKVADTNDNPPAFSDAFYTAYIMKNNPRGACIVSVTIYDSDYGKNAQVTTHSLVENALLGTPISSYISINSDTDILYALCSFDYERFQDLCLQVMAHDSSDPPLSSNVSLSLLVLDQNDNVTEILYPTLPTDGSTDVELAPRAAEPGYLVTKVVAVDRDSGQNAWLSYRLLKASEPGLFAVGLHTGEVRTARALLDRDALKQSLVVAVQDHGQPPLSATITLTVLTVAVADSIPDVLADLGSIGTPADPDDADLTLYLVVAVAAVSCVFLAFVIVLLALRLRRWHASRVLQASGGGLVGVPASHFVGVDGVRAFLQTYSHEVSLTADSRKSHLIFPQPNYAGTLISQESYGKSEPLLLSGSSEFSKDSNALIQVSTYQIFCRF, encoded by the exons ATGATTTCTGAGCGGCAGCATCAGGACTGAAAAGGGCTTGTCCTGCTGGGAGTTCTCCTGGGGAATCTATGGGAAACTGGGTGTGCCCAAATTCACTATTCACTTCCTGAAGAGCTGGAGAAAGGCTCTAGGATGGGAAACATCGCCAAGGACCTGGGGTTGGAGCCCCAGAAACTAGAGGAGCATGGAGTCGGTATAGCCTCCAGAGGTACGACTCAACTTTTCACTCCAAACCTTCAAAGCGGCAGCCTTATCTTTGCAGGCAGGGTAGACTGGGAAGAACTCTGCATGGGGCTCTTAAAGTGTCAattaaatctggaggttttgCTGGAggataaagtaaaaatatacgGGGTTGTGGTAGAAGTGAGAGACATTAACAGTAATGTCCCCTATTTCCGGGAAgatgaattagaaataaaactgagtGAAAACGCAGCCACTGGGTTGTGGTTCTCTCTTTCCCACGCTTGGGATCTGGATATCGGGAAGAACTGTCTCCAGAGCTACGGACTCAGTAGTAATACTGACATCTTTCTGGACGTGCAAAGTGGAGCAGATAGTAACACGTACCCAGAATTGGTTTTGGAGCACGCCTTGGACCAGGAGCAGAAGGCTATTCATTACCTTGTTTTCATCGCCTCTGGTGGGGGTGACCCAATCCGCACAGGCACTGTGCGCATCCGTGTGATGGTAGTTGATGTGAATGACAACGTACCAGTATTTGCACAGTCTGAACCACATGAGTGTTCCAGAGAATGTGTCACTGGCACTAAGCTGCTTTGTGTAAGCACCACGATGGAGGACCATGATGAAGGAGCCAATGCTGATGACCCTGATGAAGGAGCCAATGCTGAAGTGATGTATTCCTTCTGTTATGTGGACAAGAAGGCAGCACAAGTTTTCAAACTAGATGCTAATTTAGGGACGATTTCAACAATAGGGGAGCTGAACCACAAGGAATTG GGATTCAGTGAGATGGAAGTGCAAGCTGTGGATAATGCAGGATATTCTGCACAAGCCGGAGTCTTGATCACAGTACTGGATGTGAATGATAACGCCCCTGAAGTAGTTGTCACCTCTCTCTCCAGCTCTATTTTGGAAAACTCTCCCAGAGGGACACTAATtgcctttttaaatgtaaatgatgaaGACTCTGGGGGAAATGGACAAGTGATCTGTTTCGTCTGAGAGAATCTGCCATTTAAATTAGAAAagtcttagggcgcctgg tcTTATGGAAATTACTACAGTTTAGTGACAGACACACTCCTAGATCCAGAACAGGTTCCTAGCTACATCATCACCATGACCGCCAGTGACAGAGGAAGTCTGTCCCTGTCCACAGAAACTCACATCTCACTGAAAGTAGCAGACACCAATGACaacccgcctgccttctctgatGCTTTCTACACTGCCTATATCATGAAGAACAACCCTAGAGGAGCCTGCATAGTGTCTGTGACTATCTATGACTCCGACTATGGAAAGAACGCCCAggtcact actcactcactggtGGAGAACGCCCTTCTCGGAACACCCATATCCTCTTACATCTCCATCAACTCTGACACTGACATTCTATATGCCCTGTGTTCCTTCGACTATGAACGATTCCAAGACTTGTGTCTACAAGTGATGGCTCATGACAGCAGTGACCCTCCGCTCAGCAGCAACGTATCTCTGAGCCTATTGGTGCTGGACCAAAACGACAACGTGACAGAGATTCtgtaccccaccctccccaccgaTGGCTCAACAGATGTGGAGCTGGCACCCCGCGCTGCAGAGCCCGGGTACCTGGTCACCAAGGTGGTGGCGGTGGACAGAGACTCTGGCCAGAACGCCTGGCTGTCCTACCGCCTGCTCAAGGCCAGCGAGCCAGGGCTCTTCGCGGTGGGGCTGCACACAGGCGAGGTGCGCACAGCGCGGGCCCTGCTGGACAGAGACGCGCTCAAGCAGAGCCTGGTGGTGGCGGTGCAGGATCACGGGCAGCCCCCTCTGTCGGCCACCATCACGCTCACCGTG CTCACCGTAGCCGTGGCCGACAGCATCCCCGACGTCCTGGCGGACCTGGGCAGCATCGGGACCCCCGCCGACCCAGACGATGCGGACCTCACGCTCTATCtggtggtggcggtggcggcCGTCTCCTGCGTCTTCCTCGCCTTCGTCATCGTGCTGCTGGCGCTCAGGCTGAGGCGCTGGCACGCGTCGCGCGTGCTCCAGGCTTCAGGAGGCGGGCTGGTGGGCGTGCCGGCCTCGCACTTCGTGGGCGTGGACGGGGTGCGGGCTTTCCTGCAGACCTATTCTCACGAGGTGTCCCTCACCGCGGACTCGCGCAAGAGTCACCTGATCTTCCCCCAGCCCAACTATGCGGGCACGCTCATCAGCCAGGAGAGCTATGGGAAAAGCGAGCCTCTTTTGCTGTCAGGTAGTTCAGAGTTTTCTAAAGACAGTAATGCATTAATTCAGGTGAGTACCTATCAAATATTCTGTAGGTTCTGA
- the LOC122890212 gene encoding LOW QUALITY PROTEIN: protocadherin gamma-B1-like (The sequence of the model RefSeq protein was modified relative to this genomic sequence to represent the inferred CDS: inserted 2 bases in 1 codon; deleted 1 base in 1 codon): MGTRAKQRSLMGQRQVLFPFLLPLFCGGGLSEQIRYSIPEEMARGSVVGNLSEDLGLHVQDLLNRNLRVSAEKQYFTINTEXGNILVSDRIDRESLCSQSTLCVVPLEIVAENPLNVFHITVRIEDINDNPPYFPQNSTSLQINELAIPGTHFGLESAIDADVGPNSLQSYQLSYIEDFSLMVKDKTEGKNAPELILEKHLDREHQSSHLLVLTALDGGDPVRSGTIQIRIEITDANDNPPVFSQDVYKVSLPENLPLGTSVLKVTAIDQDEGINAEITYSFKTLRDFGNMFMLDIQNGEIKSKGPTDLEISSCYTMSIEAKDGGGMATECKIIIEILDENDNAPEVIFTSVSNSITEDAEHGMVIALFKTHDKDSSENGEVTCLIKEKVPFRIESSENNCYRLLTDGSLDREKTPSYNVTITATDRGKPPLSSSSSIILHIVDVNDNAPVFEQAFYLVHIAENNPPGTSITQVSASDPDLGSNGRVSYSIVASDLEPRALASYVSVSAQSGVVFAQRAFDHEQLRAFELTLQARDQGSPALSANVSLRVLVGDRNDNAPQVLYPALGLNGSALFDTVPRAAQPGYLVTKIVEVDANSGHNAWLSYHVLQASEPGLFSLGLRTGEVRTARALGDRDAARQRLLVAVRDGGPPPLSATATLLLVFADSLQEVLPDVSDRPEPSDPQAELQFYLVVALALISVLFLLAVILAVALRLRSSSSSASLGCFQPGLCVKSGPMVPPNYSEGTLPYSYNMYVASDSQKARLNLLTMTSEMGPLQDLSTEALFVVSATEENNKLNS, translated from the exons ATGGGAACTAGGGCGAAGCAGAGGAGCCTTATGGGGCAGCGGCAAGTACTCTTTCCCTTCCTGCTGCCTTTGTtctgtggg ggggggctctcTGAGCAGATCCGCTACTCTATTCCTGAAGAAATGGCCAGGGGCTCAGTGGTAGGGAATCTTTCTGAAGACCTGGGGCTGCATGTACAGGATTTACTGAACCGCAACCTGAGAGTTAGTGCAGAGAAGCAATACTTTACAATAAACACAGA TGGCAACATACTTGTCAGTGACAGAATAGATAGGGAGTCGCTCTGTTCCCAAAGCACCCTGTGTGTGGTGCCCCTAGAGATCGTGGCAGAGAATCCTCTAAATGTTTTTCACATAACAGTGAGGATAGAAGATATAAATGATAATCCACCGTATTTCCCCCAAAATAGC ACCAGTTTACAGATCAATGAACTTGCAATTCCAGGAACTCATTTTGGTCTAGAATCTGCTATAGATGCAGATGTAGGACCTAATTCACTCCAGAGTTACCAACTCAGCTATATTGAGGATTTCTCTCTGATGGTGAAGGATAAGACTGAAGGCAAGAATGCCCCAGAATTAATTTTGGAGAAGCACCTGGACCGGGAACACCAGAGCTCCCATCTTCTGGTTCTGACCGCACTGGATGGGGGTGACCCAGTCCGAAGTGGCACCATTCAAATCAGGATTGAGATCACTGATGCCAACGATAATCCCCCAGTGTTCAGTCAGGATGTGTACAAAGTTAGCCTTCCAGAGAACTTGCCCTTGGGCACCTCTGTGCTAAAGGTGACAGCCATTGATCAGGATGAGGGCATCAATGCAGAGATCACCTACTCCTTCAAAACACTAAGAGATTTTGGAAATATGTTTATGCTAGATATTcaaaatggagaaattaaatCCAAAGGTCCTACAGACTTGGAAATCAGTAGTTGCTATACCATGAGCATAGAAGCCAAGGATGGTGGAGGCATGGCCACTGAATGTAAAATTATAATAGAAATTTTAGATGAGAATGACAATGCCCCAGAGGTTATTTTCACTTCAGTGTCTAATTCCATAACCGAGGACGCAGAACACGGGATGGTGATTGCTCTGTTCAAAACACATGACAAAGATTCAAGCGAAAATGGAGAAGTCACATGcctcataaaagaaaaagttcctTTTAGAATTGAATCTTCTGAAAATAATTGCTACAGGCTTTTAACAGATGGGTCTCTGGACAGGGAGAAGACTCCTTCATACAATGTCACCATCACAGCCACAGACAGGGGAAAGCCACCACTTTCCTCCAGTTCTAGTATCATTCTGCACATCGTAGATGTGAATGACAATGCACCAGTTTTCGAACAGGCTTTCTATTTGGTCCACATTGCGGAGAACAACCCTCCTGGAACCTCCATCACCCAAGTCAGCGCCTCTGACCCGGACCTGGGGTCCAACGGTCGCGTCTCCTACTCCATCGTCGCCAGCGACCTGGAGCCACGGGCGCTGGCGTCCTACGTGTCCGTGAGCGCGCAGAGCGGGGTGGTGTTCGCGCAGCGCGCCTTCGACCACGAGCAGCTGCGCGCCTTCGAGCTGACCCTGCAGGCGCGCGACCAGGGCTCGCCCGCGCTCAGCGCCAACGTGAGCCTGCGCGTGTTGGTGGGCGACCGCAACGACAACGCGCCGCAGGTGCTGTACCCGGCGCTGGGGCTCAACGGCTCGGCGCTGTTCGACACGGTGCCGCGCGCCGCGCAGCCCGGCTACCTGGTCACTAAGATTGTGGAGGTGGACGCCAACTCGGGACACAATGCCTGGCTCTCGTACCATGTGCTGCAGGCCAGCGAGCCGGGACTCTTCAGCCTGGGGCTGCGCACTGGCGAGGTGCGCACGGCGCGTGCTTTGGGCGACCGGGACGCAGCCCGCCAGCGCCTGCTGGTCGCTGTGCGGGATGGAGGACCGCCGCCGCTCTCGGCCACGGCTACGCTGCTCCTGGTTTTCGCCGACAGCTTACAAGAGGTGCTGCCGGATGTCAGCGACCGCCCTGAGCCCTCTGATCCCCAGGCGGAGCTGCAGTTTTACCTGGTGGTGGCTTTGGCCTTGATTTCGGTGTTGTTCCTCCTCGCGGTGATTCTGGCAGTTGCTCTGCGCCTGCGAAGCtcctccagctctgcctcctTGGGCTGTTTTCAGCCTGGTCTGTGTGTCAAGTCAGGACCTATGGTTCCTCCCAACTACAGTGAAGGGACTTTGCCTTATTCCTACAATATGTACGTTGCCTCGGATTCCCAGAAAGCAAGGCTTAATTTACTCACTATGACGTCAGAAATGGGACCCTTACAAGATCTCTCTACTGAAGCTTTGTTTGTAGTAAGTGCCACTGAAGAGAATAACAAATTAAACTCTTAA